A genome region from Glycine max cultivar Williams 82 chromosome 5, Glycine_max_v4.0, whole genome shotgun sequence includes the following:
- the LOC102659662 gene encoding uncharacterized protein DDB_G0284459, which yields MMFPSSKEESRPVKSQPSRASSRDNSVSPSPSFSSESPAKNTEDSVRKKGFYKSCPPPPPPPPPTMFQKSVFMKPRFGGSSNEAPCFNKELKRSFTSERTTPVGKKSDEENKSMQPTLFRSNKFIGHASVPLVSQPAEKESLLVESDDDDDDDDTEIEDQDVEGGRTVAKNNDSGKSPPVIGGESSKTDGDEGPDVDKKADEFIAKFREQIRLQRIESIKRSTRSARNASR from the coding sequence ATGATGTTTCCTTCTTCAAAGGAGGAATCTCGCCCTGTGAAGTCTCAACCTTCTCGCGCTTCTTCGCGAGACAATTCCGTGTCTCCTTCGCCTTCTTTCTCATCGGAATCTCCTGCGAAGAACACAGAGGATTCGGTGAGGAAGAAGGGCTTCTACAAGTCTTGTCCTCCACCACCTCCGCCACCGCCACCAACAATGTTTCAGAAATCAGTGTTCATGAAGCCAAGGTTCGGTGGTTCATCCAACGAAGCACCTTGCTTCAATAAAGAGTTGAAGAGAAGCTTCACAAGTGAGAGAACCACACCAGTGGGAAAGAAAAGtgatgaagaaaataaatccaTGCAACCCACATTGTTTAGAAGTAACAAGTTCATAGGGCATGCAAGCGTGCCTCTTGTGTCACAGCCAGCTGAGAAAGAAAGCCTTCTTGTGGAATCTGACGATGATGATGACGACGATGACACAGAAATCGAGGACCAAGACGTTGAAGGAGGAAGAACCGTTGCTAAGAACAATGACAGTGGAAAGAGTCCACCTGTTATTGGTGGAGAAAGTTCAAAAACAGATGGTGATGAAGGACCAGATGTGGATAAGAAGGCTGATGAGTTCATTGCTAAGTTTAGAGAGCAAATAAGGCTTCAGAGAATTGAGTCAATCAAGAGGAGTACACGCAGTGCAAGAAACGCTTCAAGGTAA
- the LOC102659528 gene encoding uncharacterized protein, translated as MAGAIQKLPLEQIQEDPNKFYYHFLYKATLVLIFFVIIPLFPSQAPEFINQSLLTRNWELLHLLLVGVAISYGLFSRRNEETDKEHNNSKFDTAQTLVSRFLQVSSFFEDEGESPVESDETKVQTWSSQHYRNEPVVVVAAPQLQKYSSFDDQSGEKPLLLPIRSLKSRLSEEDIDVQSLNMSMSSKRFSSYSNRKAEVEAVDVDVNNFSRIFKQFQ; from the exons ATGGCAGGTGCAATCCAAAAACTACCCCTTGAACAAATCCAAGAGGACCCAAATAAGTTCTATTACCATTTCCTCTACAAAGCCACACTAGTCCTCATCTTCTTCGTTATCATCCCATTGTTTCCCTCACAGGCTCCTGAATTCATCAACCAATCGCTCCTCACCAGAAACTGGGAACTCCTCCACCTTCTCCTCGTCGGTGTCGCCATCTCCTACGGCCTCTTCAGTCGCCGAAACGAAGAAACAGACAAAGAGCATAACAACTCAAAGTTTGACACTGCACAAACTCTTGTGTCAAGGTTCCTTCAggtttcttcttttttcgaGGACGAGGGTGAGAGCCCCGTCGAGTCTGATGAAACAAAAGTCCAAACTTGGAGCAGCCAACACTACAGGAACGAACCTgtggttgttgttgctgctccACAGTTACAAAAGTATTCTAGTTTTGATGACCAGAGTGGGGAGAAGCCTCTGCTTTTGCCCATTCGAAGCTTGAAATCTCGCTTATCTGAAGAAGATATTGATGTTCAATCTCTGAACATGTCAATGAGTTCTAAAAGATTTTCAAGCTATTCGAATAGAAAAGCAGAAGTTGAAgctgttgatgttgat GTCAACAATTTCTCAAGGATTTTCAAGCAATTCCAATAG